One window of the Pseudofrankia sp. DC12 genome contains the following:
- a CDS encoding FAD-binding oxidoreductase, whose translation MSTRIEGRVLRRGDYHYESRRREACWHAGVPDRYPEVIVLVNNEDDVVKAVGLARREGRRISVRSGGHSWSGSHLRDGAVLIDLSNLRHVTVSREAMAGTAQPGIRGSELDSMLADEGLFFPTGHCTGVSLGGYLLQGGFAWAGRDYGPACMSVTGIDVVTASGERVHADATQNSDLFWAARGAGPGFFAVVTRFFVRFYPRRRVTMNSGYLWPATAAPEVYSFVHEVSRATPTEINLLCNRDPLTNGEPLLSLNATAFTDTEEEAREQLSIYKSCPARAHLIGTRLYEVTDTATLSRVGTDARYDEAKRYLADNMWTHACFDDLWPNFASMLETWPPSPSHLVLFNWGGYEGQPERPPMAYSIEDELYYGLYAAWTDAADDHRYTSWVTDHMRAWEPYATGIQLADENLINRPFRFVTDENLRRLDALRARWDPDGLFLPWLGRPRPSTGTGTAEGSGANA comes from the coding sequence ATGTCGACCCGGATCGAGGGCAGAGTGCTGCGGCGCGGCGACTACCACTATGAGAGCCGGCGCCGCGAGGCCTGCTGGCACGCGGGGGTGCCCGACCGTTATCCCGAGGTGATCGTCCTGGTGAACAACGAGGACGATGTCGTCAAAGCGGTGGGGCTCGCCAGGCGGGAGGGCCGGCGGATCTCGGTCCGCTCCGGCGGCCACAGCTGGTCTGGGTCGCACCTGCGCGACGGTGCCGTGCTGATCGACCTCTCGAACCTGCGGCACGTGACGGTCAGCAGGGAAGCGATGGCGGGCACCGCCCAGCCCGGCATAAGAGGATCAGAACTCGACTCGATGCTGGCCGATGAGGGCCTTTTCTTCCCCACGGGGCACTGTACGGGTGTCTCCCTCGGCGGCTACCTGCTGCAGGGCGGGTTTGCCTGGGCCGGGCGGGACTACGGGCCGGCCTGCATGTCGGTCACCGGCATCGACGTGGTCACGGCGAGCGGCGAGCGGGTTCACGCCGACGCGACACAGAACTCGGACCTTTTCTGGGCGGCCCGCGGCGCGGGTCCCGGCTTCTTCGCCGTCGTGACCAGGTTCTTCGTCAGGTTCTACCCGCGCAGGCGGGTCACGATGAACAGCGGCTATCTCTGGCCGGCCACGGCCGCACCAGAGGTGTACAGCTTCGTGCACGAGGTCAGCCGTGCGACGCCGACGGAGATCAATCTCCTCTGTAACCGGGATCCGCTGACGAACGGCGAGCCCCTCCTATCGCTCAACGCGACGGCCTTCACTGACACCGAGGAGGAGGCCCGGGAGCAGCTGTCGATCTACAAGTCCTGTCCCGCGCGGGCTCACCTGATCGGGACACGGCTATACGAGGTCACCGATACCGCCACGTTGAGCCGGGTCGGCACCGACGCACGCTACGACGAGGCCAAGCGATATTTGGCCGACAACATGTGGACGCACGCCTGCTTCGACGACCTGTGGCCGAACTTCGCGAGCATGCTGGAGACCTGGCCGCCGTCGCCGTCGCACCTGGTGTTGTTCAACTGGGGAGGGTACGAGGGACAGCCCGAGCGCCCGCCGATGGCGTATTCGATCGAAGACGAGCTGTATTACGGACTGTATGCGGCCTGGACGGACGCGGCCGATGACCACCGGTACACGAGCTGGGTGACCGACCACATGCGAGCCTGGGAGCCGTACGCCACCGGAATCCAGCTGGCCGACGAGAATCTGATCAACCGCCCGTTCCGGTTCGTGACCGACGAGAACCTCCGTCGCCTCGACGCCCTGCGCGCGAGATGGGATCCCGACGGGCTGTTCCTCCCTTGGCTCGGCCGGCCGCGACCGAGCACAGGTACAGGCACCGCGGAAGGCAGCGGAGCGAACGCATAG
- a CDS encoding ATP-binding cassette domain-containing protein, translating into MPTAVLKISSEAGQVIVPTGQPRFIIGRARNADYVIADSRVSRQHLMIEETDYGWAVRDVSSNGTWYDGGRMLNTVEVRGETRFRLGTPTGPEVIILDELPSQRSPYDDPYSGDADMQTMLPNQTGYSPPRTSNRPTRPTRREDHDAGRRGTYNGQPAADPAEVSGHTRLDREHERSNTYPLRQGTMTIGRARDNDVVITDLLASRHHASLTVRGQNVDVLDMDSANGTFVNGRRIQRAQAKQGDVIAVGHHVFQLEGNLLVEYVDSGDVSFEAEHLNVWAGEKQLMHDMTFRLPGRALLGVVGPSGAGKSTLLNALTGFRPADQGTVRYAGRDLYTEYDELRRRIGYVPQDDILHTTLTVRKALEFGAELRFPPDVTSAERSARVDEVLQELNLTSHANTVVSRLSGGQRKRTSVALELLTRPTLLYLDEPTSGLDPGMDLQVMQSLRKLADDGRTVVVVTHSVAQLDLCDYILVLAPGGYVAYFGPPQDALPFFGADGYPWVFLNLQENPGAESAARFRQSRHYVPASVTAPSARPAPEELPSIRQQSVFSQLITLTRRTFAVIGSDKGYLRLAIAFPFVLGVIPRAIGGNFVDTHDKFTPNSDAPTIFLIMVLCACFMGMSNSVREIVKERAIYQRERAIGLSRAAYVGSKVLVLIIITVLQSIPFTVIGLIGRQPPNHLALGNTLLECLLAVFVVGFASGMVGLVISAMVDNADKTMPLLVIVTMIQLVFSAGIVPIAGKVGLEQVAVVSPARWGYAAMAADADFNAITRAGVQRPKTVNGQPVAGQTVPVNPRAPIPDTLFQHTNKQYAIDIGAGLAISLVYVGITSLLLRRLDPKTSKKRKAAPATT; encoded by the coding sequence GTGCCTACGGCCGTTCTGAAGATAAGCAGCGAGGCCGGCCAGGTGATCGTCCCCACGGGACAGCCGCGGTTCATCATCGGCCGAGCCCGCAACGCGGACTATGTCATCGCGGACAGCCGGGTCTCCCGGCAGCACCTGATGATCGAAGAGACGGACTACGGCTGGGCCGTCCGGGACGTCAGCTCCAACGGCACCTGGTACGACGGTGGCCGGATGCTGAACACGGTCGAGGTCCGGGGCGAGACGCGGTTCCGCCTGGGCACGCCGACCGGTCCCGAGGTCATCATCCTCGACGAGCTGCCCTCGCAGCGGTCTCCGTACGACGACCCCTACAGCGGGGACGCCGACATGCAGACCATGCTGCCCAACCAGACCGGTTACAGCCCGCCGCGTACGTCGAACCGGCCCACCCGGCCGACGCGGCGCGAGGACCACGACGCCGGCCGTCGTGGCACCTACAACGGCCAGCCCGCCGCCGACCCGGCCGAGGTCAGCGGCCACACCCGGCTGGACCGCGAGCACGAGCGCAGCAACACCTACCCGCTGCGCCAGGGGACGATGACGATCGGTCGCGCCCGCGACAACGACGTCGTCATCACCGACCTGCTCGCCTCCCGTCACCACGCCTCGCTGACCGTTCGCGGCCAGAACGTCGACGTCCTCGACATGGACTCGGCGAACGGCACGTTCGTCAATGGCCGCCGCATCCAGCGCGCGCAGGCCAAGCAGGGCGACGTCATCGCCGTCGGCCACCACGTCTTCCAGCTCGAGGGCAACCTGCTCGTCGAGTACGTCGACTCCGGTGACGTCAGCTTCGAGGCCGAGCACCTCAACGTGTGGGCCGGCGAGAAGCAGCTCATGCACGACATGACCTTCCGGCTGCCCGGCCGGGCGCTGCTCGGCGTCGTCGGCCCCTCGGGTGCCGGCAAGTCGACGCTGCTCAACGCGCTGACCGGCTTCCGGCCGGCCGACCAGGGCACCGTGCGCTACGCCGGTCGAGACCTCTACACCGAGTACGACGAGCTTCGCCGCAGGATCGGCTACGTGCCGCAGGACGACATCCTGCACACCACGCTGACCGTGCGGAAGGCGCTCGAGTTCGGCGCCGAGCTCCGGTTCCCGCCGGACGTGACCTCGGCCGAGCGCAGCGCCCGGGTGGACGAGGTCCTCCAGGAGCTGAACCTCACCAGCCACGCGAACACCGTGGTCTCGCGGCTGTCCGGTGGCCAGCGCAAGCGGACCTCGGTGGCGCTGGAGCTGCTGACCCGCCCGACGCTGCTCTACTTGGACGAGCCGACCTCGGGTCTCGACCCGGGCATGGACCTGCAGGTCATGCAGTCGCTGCGCAAGCTGGCCGACGACGGCCGTACGGTCGTCGTCGTCACGCACTCCGTGGCGCAGCTCGACCTGTGTGACTACATCCTGGTGCTCGCGCCGGGTGGCTACGTCGCCTACTTCGGGCCACCCCAGGACGCGCTGCCGTTCTTCGGCGCTGACGGCTACCCGTGGGTCTTCCTGAACCTGCAGGAGAACCCCGGTGCCGAGTCCGCGGCCCGGTTCCGCCAGTCACGGCACTACGTGCCCGCGTCGGTGACCGCTCCGTCGGCCCGGCCCGCGCCGGAGGAACTGCCGAGCATCCGGCAACAGTCGGTGTTCTCCCAGCTGATAACGCTGACAAGACGAACATTCGCGGTCATCGGGTCCGACAAGGGCTATCTGCGGCTGGCAATCGCGTTCCCGTTCGTGCTGGGTGTGATCCCGCGGGCGATCGGCGGAAACTTCGTCGATACCCACGACAAGTTCACACCCAACTCGGACGCGCCCACGATCTTCCTGATCATGGTGCTGTGTGCCTGCTTCATGGGTATGTCGAACTCGGTCCGAGAGATCGTCAAGGAACGGGCGATCTATCAACGAGAACGCGCGATCGGCCTTTCGAGAGCCGCGTACGTGGGCTCGAAGGTTCTCGTTCTCATCATCATCACGGTCCTGCAGTCGATCCCGTTCACGGTCATCGGTCTGATCGGCCGGCAGCCACCGAACCACCTGGCGCTCGGCAACACACTGCTGGAATGTCTCCTCGCGGTGTTCGTCGTCGGCTTCGCCTCCGGCATGGTCGGCCTGGTGATCTCGGCGATGGTGGACAACGCCGACAAGACGATGCCGCTGCTGGTCATCGTCACGATGATCCAGCTCGTGTTCTCCGCGGGCATCGTGCCGATCGCCGGCAAGGTCGGCCTCGAGCAGGTCGCCGTCGTCTCACCGGCCCGGTGGGGCTACGCGGCGATGGCCGCCGACGCCGACTTCAACGCGATCACCCGGGCCGGCGTCCAGCGGCCCAAGACCGTGAACGGCCAGCCGGTGGCCGGCCAGACCGTGCCGGTCAACCCGCGGGCGCCGATCCCGGACACGCTGTTCCAGCACACGAACAAGCAGTACGCGATCGACATCGGCGCCGGGCTCGCCATCAGCCTTGTATACGTCGGTATCACGTCGCTGCTGCTGCGCAGGCTCGACCCGAAGACGAGCAAGAAACGCAAGGCGGCACCGGCGACCACCTGA
- a CDS encoding protein kinase, whose protein sequence is MTSSEANVSSRATPLGENDPRTLGAYTLLGKLGQGGMGTVYLGRSELGRLVAIKVVRADVADDPQFRSRFRQEAATARRVARVCTAEVLDFDPDAVQPYLVTEFIEGPTLSSFVSRGGPLMAANLEQLAVGVAAALRAIHAAGIVHRDLKPSNVVLSPFGPRVIDFGIARAMDSATNLTGDLQQLGTPAFMSPEQIRGDAITSKADIWAWGGLVTYAATGQYPFGTGSAQALLYRAMNEEPQLDGVDPALRPIVWDAMRKSPANRPTASQLMDRLLGDEAGDTGNQEEAVTNVLADWNVPSPGAGGPPSGPATVGGPPDMATLASTRPGGTADQDYVSTQLATQRVAPPPAGPGHPGQAQPPGPAPKKSRTPMILGIAAVVVVIAVLAAVIPMVLKSDSKNTPSATVGTGTASAAPAAFALPKAATGLGDDTLVLSRNAEAPGGGKYSLVTAVVPNPDSADATLPKISTFKTIFSDKTQNLQFPVISPDRKTIIYVDNSTGSTTLWAIASDGSGKPVQLLTTGQGANLSPAADGRPSLSPDGKFLVLRSTTDATGQPNPGLYISSIDGKTVRRLDTQPEASDPSWSPDGERIAYWSNTVAGGGGGFLVLISTQPGVAAVPFNKDEFISEGDKPNLDSEPTWSPDGKYLAFVRQIASNPNDQQIAIVNVNTKHVTAVTGEHSTQDGPSWSASGSDLLLFTANRDPDHPDDRQLFMTNQKNLDAADRQLTDGRGDFAFPRWSAL, encoded by the coding sequence GTGACGTCGTCAGAGGCGAATGTCAGCAGCCGCGCGACGCCGTTGGGTGAGAACGACCCGCGGACGCTCGGTGCGTACACGCTGCTGGGCAAGCTCGGGCAGGGTGGGATGGGCACGGTCTACCTGGGCCGGTCCGAGCTGGGGCGCCTGGTGGCCATCAAGGTGGTCCGCGCGGACGTGGCCGACGACCCGCAGTTCCGCAGCCGGTTCCGCCAGGAGGCGGCGACGGCGCGCCGGGTCGCTCGGGTGTGCACCGCCGAGGTGCTCGACTTCGACCCTGACGCGGTGCAGCCCTACCTGGTCACCGAGTTCATCGAGGGCCCGACGCTGTCCAGCTTCGTCTCCCGGGGCGGCCCGCTGATGGCGGCCAACCTCGAGCAGCTCGCCGTGGGTGTGGCCGCCGCGCTGCGGGCCATCCACGCCGCCGGCATCGTGCACCGCGACCTCAAGCCGTCGAACGTCGTGCTGTCCCCGTTCGGCCCGCGGGTCATCGACTTCGGCATCGCCCGGGCGATGGACTCCGCGACCAACCTCACCGGCGACCTTCAGCAGCTGGGCACGCCCGCGTTCATGTCCCCCGAGCAGATCCGCGGCGACGCGATCACCTCGAAGGCGGACATCTGGGCCTGGGGCGGCCTGGTGACCTACGCGGCGACCGGCCAGTACCCGTTCGGCACCGGCAGCGCCCAGGCGCTCCTCTACCGGGCGATGAACGAGGAACCGCAGCTCGACGGCGTCGACCCGGCGCTGCGGCCGATCGTCTGGGACGCGATGCGCAAGAGCCCGGCCAACCGGCCGACCGCCAGCCAGCTGATGGACCGGCTCCTCGGGGACGAGGCCGGGGACACGGGTAACCAGGAAGAAGCGGTCACCAACGTCCTCGCGGACTGGAACGTGCCTTCTCCGGGTGCTGGCGGCCCCCCGTCCGGCCCCGCTACGGTCGGCGGCCCGCCCGACATGGCCACCCTCGCCTCGACCAGGCCGGGCGGCACGGCGGACCAGGACTACGTCTCGACCCAGCTCGCGACCCAGCGGGTGGCCCCGCCCCCGGCCGGTCCCGGGCACCCGGGCCAGGCTCAGCCACCCGGCCCGGCGCCGAAGAAGAGCCGGACGCCGATGATCCTCGGGATCGCGGCGGTGGTCGTGGTCATCGCGGTGCTGGCCGCCGTGATCCCGATGGTGCTGAAGAGCGACTCCAAGAACACCCCGAGCGCGACCGTCGGTACCGGCACGGCCAGCGCCGCGCCGGCCGCGTTCGCGCTGCCGAAGGCGGCCACCGGGCTGGGCGACGACACCCTCGTCCTCAGCCGGAACGCGGAGGCGCCAGGCGGCGGGAAGTACAGCCTCGTCACCGCGGTGGTCCCGAACCCCGACAGCGCCGACGCCACGCTGCCGAAGATCTCCACGTTCAAGACGATCTTCAGCGACAAGACCCAGAACCTGCAGTTCCCGGTGATCAGTCCGGACCGCAAGACGATTATCTATGTCGACAACTCGACCGGCAGCACGACACTGTGGGCCATCGCGTCCGACGGTTCCGGAAAGCCGGTCCAGCTGCTCACCACCGGGCAGGGAGCGAACCTGTCGCCGGCCGCCGACGGGCGGCCGTCGCTGTCGCCGGACGGCAAGTTCCTGGTGCTGCGCTCGACGACGGACGCGACCGGCCAGCCCAACCCGGGCCTGTACATCAGCTCGATCGACGGCAAGACCGTCCGTCGGCTCGACACCCAGCCAGAGGCGTCTGACCCGTCGTGGTCGCCGGACGGCGAGCGGATCGCCTACTGGTCGAACACCGTCGCGGGCGGCGGCGGCGGCTTCCTGGTGCTCATCTCGACCCAGCCGGGTGTCGCCGCGGTGCCGTTCAACAAGGACGAGTTCATCTCGGAGGGCGACAAGCCCAATCTCGACTCCGAGCCGACCTGGTCGCCCGACGGCAAGTACCTCGCCTTCGTCCGCCAGATCGCCAGCAACCCCAATGACCAGCAGATCGCGATCGTGAACGTGAACACCAAGCACGTCACCGCGGTCACCGGCGAGCACAGCACCCAGGACGGCCCGAGCTGGTCGGCGTCCGGAAGTGATCTCCTGCTCTTCACCGCCAACCGGGACCCCGACCACCCGGACGACCGGCAGCTGTTCATGACCAACCAGAAGAACCTCGACGCCGCCGACCGTCAGCTCACCGACGGCCGGGGCGACTTCGCGTTCCCCCGGTGGTCCGCGCTCTGA